Proteins encoded in a region of the Streptomyces sp. NBC_00258 genome:
- a CDS encoding GPW/gp25 family protein, translated as MAEQFVGSGWAFPLRIGPTGGIALVSGEREIEEAIRLVLATAPGERPMRPEFGCAIHDLVFAPVNEATAGRIQHEVYTSLDRWEPRIEVSDVEVTAGRETEQGVLFIDVRYSIRGTNNPRSLVFPFYVIPSHDEPDPAPESDR; from the coding sequence ATGGCCGAGCAGTTCGTCGGATCCGGCTGGGCCTTCCCGCTGCGCATCGGCCCCACCGGGGGCATCGCCCTGGTCAGCGGGGAGCGCGAGATCGAGGAGGCCATCCGGCTCGTACTGGCCACCGCGCCGGGCGAGCGGCCGATGCGCCCGGAGTTCGGCTGCGCCATCCACGACCTGGTGTTCGCCCCGGTCAACGAGGCCACCGCCGGCCGCATCCAGCACGAGGTGTACACGAGCCTCGACCGCTGGGAGCCGCGCATCGAGGTGAGCGACGTCGAGGTGACAGCCGGCCGCGAGACCGAACAGGGCGTGCTCTTCATCGACGTCCGGTACTCGATCCGCGGCACCAACAACCCGCGCAGCCTGGTCTTCCCGTTCTACGTCATCCCCTCCCACGACGAGCCGGACCCGGCTCCCGAAAGCGACCGCTGA
- a CDS encoding VgrG-related protein produces MVQPAYSTLIQVTIDGKPLPPDYAPRLIDGWVDQGAGVPAAFRLTFRDEDRVILSKLGIRFGSKVVLTPIADGQGASDPLLTGEVTGLEADYDGTGTFTVVRGYDAGHRLVRRRRVAAYKNQSAADIARKLAKEDGLQLGTIGATKTVYDFISQANVTDWDFLSRLADENGMVMSVNAKGKFEFTKPKPASGAPGVGTAGDKSPFVLQARHDILRLRAAVTAADQVGKVQARGWDITTKKKLTSMSLATKNAGVSIGTAPGEAAKKFKTSTLVETGTPYDKQAEVKFAAESLSDDVTSSFAELEVAVRGNPKLRPGVPVTLTDVGDPFQGKYTATSVRHVFGDGQHYESWVTFSGRQWRSLYGLASGGGSAVEPRMPGVANAIVTNVQDPDKQGRVKLQFPWLDDQYESDWTRVTQWGGKGGGGIFPLDVDDEVLVAFDRGALDHPFVIGGLYNGKDEPTPVTDVPLHDGLRSKAIRHTLSDRQGNRVDLLSQSTGARKQGVRVASGDGRLTINLDRTKTEITVDSKGTVSITGSRSVSVEAGTDLTLSARRRLTIKSGGLLNIQGRNVNVKSLGGAVAVDAVGALSLKAVGTVQVSSVGQVGIRAVNVDLMGIVTVNKKPYPIP; encoded by the coding sequence ATGGTTCAGCCCGCGTACTCCACGCTCATCCAGGTCACCATCGACGGAAAACCGCTCCCGCCCGACTACGCCCCGAGGCTCATCGACGGCTGGGTCGACCAGGGCGCCGGTGTGCCCGCCGCGTTCCGGCTCACCTTCCGGGACGAGGACCGGGTGATCCTCTCCAAGCTGGGCATCAGGTTCGGGTCCAAGGTCGTGCTCACCCCGATCGCCGACGGCCAGGGTGCCTCCGATCCGCTGCTGACCGGCGAGGTCACCGGTCTGGAGGCGGACTACGACGGCACCGGCACCTTCACCGTCGTCCGCGGCTACGACGCCGGGCACCGCCTGGTGCGCCGGCGCCGGGTGGCCGCGTACAAGAACCAGAGCGCGGCCGACATCGCCCGCAAGCTGGCCAAGGAGGACGGTCTCCAGCTCGGCACGATCGGTGCGACGAAGACGGTGTACGACTTCATCAGCCAGGCCAACGTCACCGACTGGGACTTCCTCTCCCGGCTCGCCGACGAGAACGGCATGGTCATGTCGGTGAACGCGAAGGGGAAGTTCGAGTTCACCAAGCCCAAGCCGGCCTCGGGGGCGCCCGGGGTCGGTACGGCTGGGGACAAGAGTCCCTTCGTGCTCCAGGCCCGCCACGACATCCTGCGGCTGCGGGCCGCCGTCACCGCCGCCGACCAGGTCGGCAAGGTCCAGGCGCGCGGCTGGGACATCACCACGAAGAAGAAGCTCACCTCCATGTCGCTCGCGACCAAGAACGCCGGTGTCAGCATCGGCACCGCGCCGGGCGAGGCCGCCAAGAAGTTCAAGACCTCCACGCTGGTCGAGACGGGCACGCCCTACGACAAGCAGGCCGAGGTCAAGTTCGCCGCGGAGTCCCTCTCCGACGACGTGACCTCCTCGTTCGCCGAACTGGAGGTCGCCGTGCGCGGCAACCCCAAGCTGCGGCCCGGCGTCCCGGTCACGCTGACCGATGTCGGGGACCCCTTCCAGGGCAAGTACACCGCCACGTCCGTACGGCACGTCTTCGGCGACGGGCAGCACTACGAGAGCTGGGTGACCTTCAGCGGACGCCAGTGGCGCTCGCTGTACGGGCTTGCCTCCGGGGGCGGTTCGGCCGTCGAACCCCGCATGCCCGGCGTGGCCAACGCGATCGTCACCAACGTCCAGGACCCGGACAAGCAGGGGCGGGTCAAGCTCCAGTTCCCCTGGCTGGACGACCAGTACGAGAGCGACTGGACCCGGGTGACGCAGTGGGGCGGCAAGGGCGGCGGCGGGATCTTCCCGCTGGACGTGGACGACGAGGTCCTCGTCGCCTTCGACCGGGGCGCGCTGGACCACCCCTTCGTCATCGGCGGCCTCTACAACGGCAAGGACGAGCCGACCCCCGTCACCGACGTACCGCTGCACGACGGGCTGCGGAGTAAGGCGATCCGGCACACCCTGTCCGACCGGCAGGGCAACCGCGTCGACCTGCTCAGCCAGAGCACCGGCGCCCGTAAACAGGGCGTGCGCGTCGCCAGCGGTGACGGCCGTCTGACCATCAACCTCGACCGCACCAAGACCGAGATCACCGTGGACAGCAAGGGCACGGTCAGCATCACGGGCAGCAGATCCGTGTCGGTGGAGGCGGGCACCGACCTCACCCTGAGCGCACGGCGCAGGCTGACCATCAAGAGCGGCGGGCTGCTCAACATCCAGGGCAGGAACGTCAACGTCAAGTCCCTCGGCGGGGCCGTGGCGGTGGACGCGGTGGGTGCCCTCAGCCTCAAGGCCGTCGGGACCGTCCAGGTCAGCTCCGTCGGCCAGGTGGGCATCCGGGCCGTCAACGTCGACCTCATGGGCATCGTGACGGTCAACAAGAAGCCGTATCCCATCCCGTGA
- a CDS encoding CIS tube protein, translated as MAKGSKGAGKSLVRATLAIHEPPVGTSTTPGALIKTFKLDFNPAQLTLSRRAQWKTTPTAAVRDGNVPEFMGPEPREMTVEIFLDSSLDPNSNSVLKKVESLMACCETTTKSIAAKQPSPPWVVFQWGSFSTARFTAYVSSVEANYSLFGTTGVPIRATCQVTLHEIPSKAKGQNPTSGALTAQRVHRVVAGDSLQSLAWREYGDAAAWRAIAEVNGIDNPADLRSGTELLMPSAEEVRS; from the coding sequence ATGGCAAAGGGAAGCAAGGGCGCAGGCAAGAGCCTGGTACGCGCCACGCTGGCCATCCACGAGCCGCCGGTCGGCACCAGCACGACCCCGGGCGCTCTGATCAAGACGTTCAAGCTCGACTTCAATCCGGCGCAGCTGACGCTGAGCCGCCGCGCCCAGTGGAAGACGACGCCCACCGCGGCCGTACGCGACGGCAACGTCCCCGAGTTCATGGGGCCGGAACCCCGGGAGATGACGGTCGAGATCTTCCTGGACTCGTCCCTCGATCCGAACAGCAACTCCGTGCTGAAGAAGGTGGAGTCCCTGATGGCCTGCTGCGAGACGACGACGAAGAGCATCGCCGCGAAGCAGCCCTCGCCGCCCTGGGTGGTGTTCCAGTGGGGGTCGTTCTCCACGGCCCGCTTCACGGCGTACGTGAGTTCCGTGGAGGCGAACTACTCGCTGTTCGGCACGACCGGTGTGCCGATCCGGGCCACCTGCCAGGTGACGCTGCACGAGATCCCCAGCAAGGCCAAGGGGCAGAACCCGACCTCGGGCGCGCTCACCGCGCAGCGCGTGCACCGCGTCGTCGCGGGCGACTCGCTGCAGTCGCTGGCCTGGCGCGAGTACGGCGACGCCGCCGCGTGGCGCGCCATCGCCGAGGTCAACGGCATCGACAACCCGGCCGATCTGCGGTCGGGCACGGAACTCCTGATGCCCTCGGCCGAGGAGGTGCGTTCCTGA
- a CDS encoding phage tail protein, whose amino-acid sequence MSRDLDPGSTIFFTLTIDGESLGYFNGCEGLSSAVEIEQHQEGGNNGFVWQLPSRVTFSNIRLTRPLTPDTTKVAAWISSVTTGVKRPTAQIAALRADGSEVARWGLIDVLPVSWQGPSLDPASPAVATEVLEITHHGFTD is encoded by the coding sequence ATGTCCCGCGATCTCGACCCGGGCTCCACCATCTTCTTCACCCTGACCATCGACGGCGAGAGCCTCGGTTACTTCAACGGGTGCGAAGGGCTCTCGTCCGCGGTGGAGATCGAGCAGCACCAGGAGGGCGGCAACAACGGGTTCGTGTGGCAGCTTCCGTCGCGCGTCACGTTCTCCAACATCCGGCTGACCCGCCCGCTGACCCCGGACACCACCAAGGTCGCGGCCTGGATCTCCTCCGTGACCACCGGGGTCAAGCGGCCGACCGCGCAGATCGCCGCGTTGCGGGCGGACGGTTCGGAGGTGGCCCGATGGGGGCTGATCGACGTACTGCCGGTCAGCTGGCAGGGGCCCTCCCTGGACCCGGCCAGCCCGGCCGTCGCCACGGAGGTCCTGGAAATCACCCACCACGGGTTCACGGACTGA
- a CDS encoding DUF6760 family protein: MTYATDRLHEEIAYVAYHFHWSLEEILDLEHQDRRRFTEQIASLVTRGGAEG; this comes from the coding sequence GTGACGTACGCGACCGACCGGCTGCACGAGGAGATCGCGTACGTCGCCTACCACTTCCACTGGAGCCTGGAGGAGATCCTGGACCTCGAACACCAGGACCGCCGCCGCTTCACGGAACAGATCGCGTCCCTGGTGACACGGGGCGGGGCGGAGGGCTGA
- a CDS encoding phage tail protein: MSLSPGDALTSHNFGLQIDGVMVEYLAEVNGLSIEQDVIKHLSNSAQGRPEVSLMPGVQKDGQCTVVRGMTQSPAFTTWINDSIAGQMSTARKNASIIMMDYQNNPVKRYNMRNAWCSKIDASALKAGEASALTETVTIVFEELVIE; encoded by the coding sequence ATGAGTCTCAGCCCGGGTGACGCCCTTACCTCACATAATTTCGGTCTGCAGATCGACGGCGTGATGGTCGAGTACCTCGCGGAGGTCAACGGCCTCAGCATCGAACAGGACGTCATCAAGCACCTGTCGAACTCGGCGCAGGGCAGGCCCGAGGTCAGTCTGATGCCGGGTGTGCAGAAGGACGGGCAGTGCACCGTGGTGCGCGGAATGACCCAGTCCCCGGCGTTCACGACGTGGATCAACGACTCGATCGCGGGCCAGATGAGCACGGCCCGCAAGAACGCCTCCATCATCATGATGGATTACCAGAACAATCCGGTGAAGCGGTACAACATGCGCAACGCCTGGTGCAGCAAGATCGACGCCAGCGCCCTGAAGGCCGGCGAGGCCTCCGCGCTCACCGAGACCGTGACCATCGTCTTCGAAGAACTGGTCATCGAGTAA
- a CDS encoding phage tail sheath subtilisin-like domain-containing protein encodes MPSYLSPGVYVEEVASGSRPIEGVGTSVAAFVGLAPTGPLNEPTLVTNWSQYVAAFGDFTDGYYLAHSVYGFFNNGGSAAYVVRVGGTAEGAAGNGAPAAVSGSAAPAALPAGEPKQLGTFSVTAVAGGSLSVEVADAEGEGPAERFKLIVKEGDKPVETFDVTAKKGGRNYVVTQVKERSKLITVQESAPAAQLARPDNQTVALAAPAAPAPVTPSKASDSHPGPAHYLGDSADRTGFGGLEAVDEISMVAVPDLMAAYQRGAIDLEAVKAVQLGLIAHCELMGDRVAVIDPPPGLNARQIRVWRQETAGYDSKYAALYYPWVKVFDPATGQSRVIPPSGHVSGIWARNDFERGVHKAPANEVVRGAVDLELQITRGEQDLLNPIGVNCIRAFPGRGIRVWGARTMSSDPAWRYLNIRRYFNYLEESILLGTQWVVFEPNDHNLWARIRRNVSAFLVNEWRGGALFGQRPEEAFYVKCDEETNPPESVDVGRVICEIGIAPVKPAEFVIFRLAQFSSGSGELEE; translated from the coding sequence ATGCCGTCCTACCTGTCGCCCGGCGTATACGTCGAGGAGGTGGCCAGCGGCTCGCGTCCCATCGAGGGGGTGGGCACTTCGGTGGCGGCCTTCGTCGGGCTCGCGCCGACCGGGCCGCTGAACGAGCCGACCCTGGTGACCAACTGGTCCCAGTACGTCGCGGCCTTCGGCGACTTCACCGACGGTTACTACCTCGCGCACTCGGTGTACGGGTTCTTCAACAACGGCGGCAGCGCCGCGTACGTCGTCCGTGTCGGCGGCACCGCCGAGGGCGCGGCAGGAAACGGCGCCCCGGCCGCCGTCTCCGGCTCCGCCGCCCCGGCCGCGCTCCCGGCGGGCGAGCCGAAGCAGCTCGGCACCTTCAGCGTGACCGCCGTCGCGGGCGGTTCGCTCAGCGTCGAGGTCGCCGACGCCGAGGGCGAGGGCCCCGCCGAGCGCTTCAAGCTGATCGTCAAGGAGGGCGACAAGCCCGTCGAGACCTTCGACGTGACCGCCAAGAAGGGCGGCCGCAACTACGTCGTCACGCAGGTGAAGGAGCGCTCCAAGCTCATCACCGTGCAGGAGTCGGCGCCCGCCGCCCAGCTCGCGCGCCCCGACAACCAGACCGTGGCCCTGGCGGCCCCCGCCGCCCCCGCCCCCGTCACCCCCTCCAAGGCGAGCGACTCCCACCCGGGCCCGGCCCACTACCTCGGCGACTCCGCCGACCGCACCGGCTTCGGCGGTCTGGAGGCCGTGGACGAGATCTCCATGGTCGCCGTCCCGGACCTGATGGCCGCCTACCAGCGCGGCGCGATCGACCTGGAGGCCGTGAAGGCCGTCCAGCTCGGCCTCATCGCGCACTGCGAGCTGATGGGCGACCGCGTCGCCGTCATCGACCCGCCGCCGGGCCTGAACGCCCGTCAGATCCGCGTCTGGCGCCAGGAGACCGCGGGCTACGACTCCAAGTACGCGGCCCTGTACTACCCCTGGGTCAAGGTCTTCGACCCGGCGACCGGCCAGTCCCGCGTGATCCCGCCGAGCGGCCACGTCTCCGGCATCTGGGCCCGCAACGACTTCGAGCGCGGTGTGCACAAGGCGCCCGCCAACGAGGTCGTACGGGGAGCGGTGGACCTGGAGCTCCAGATCACCCGCGGCGAGCAGGACCTGCTCAACCCCATCGGCGTCAACTGCATCCGCGCCTTCCCGGGCCGCGGCATCCGCGTCTGGGGCGCCCGCACCATGTCCTCCGACCCGGCCTGGCGCTACCTCAACATCCGCAGGTACTTCAACTACCTGGAGGAGTCGATCCTGCTCGGCACCCAGTGGGTGGTGTTCGAGCCGAACGACCACAACCTGTGGGCCCGGATCCGGCGCAACGTCTCGGCGTTCCTCGTCAACGAGTGGCGCGGCGGCGCCCTCTTCGGCCAGCGGCCGGAGGAGGCGTTCTACGTCAAGTGCGACGAGGAGACCAACCCCCCGGAGTCCGTGGACGTCGGCCGGGTGATCTGCGAGATCGGCATCGCCCCCGTCAAGCCCGCCGAGTTCGTGATCTTCCGGCTGGCCCAGTTCTCCAGCGGCAGCGGGGAGTTGGAGGAGTAG
- a CDS encoding eCIS core domain-containing protein: MHAYERLGTGLDAGRDRGRTPRTSAPRPTTTAAHFAHLQSMAGNAAVAHAVQRDRHQHAPGCGHGEDQAVVQRDTVADAVHSSWRPLEPRIRERAENGLGMDLGDVRVHTDAVAQRSAVQYGARAYTSGKDIVVGPQGVDDETMFHELTHVRQQASGPVAGTDNGAGVKVSHPNDPFEQHAAESGRRLAQGVAPNLTMPGTGGPSTDGGAAPVQRYQVFEPGQEGYPTKHPDPDDQQFFVGQDKNEQGSWYDQTDPPLPHYVYEDSVRLAVSDDFKLAVQHGAGEPKTFFATEAKIKSANDKLPDLTKGRGVALEKTGRHLTFEGSGRKEVLYEVRPKGRPKANAAEEQHGLDVRVPQRCNAMAEFVTGQRSVDYKGDDVYWESLGKALDKLDPGNKYEKRIKASVKDPESGVFETLTLQMSGLFQKLLQQKPDEMERVLKRLELNEHAKLPKVGDAMMVKAEPDEEQLQSMRSGEITGVTPYHFGGVVAKAGNDYVTMENYARGEQPPRSTLDGGDPLWYFAMYSSSQPGRSWHECWATPSTNLVGAALTITLRG, translated from the coding sequence ATGCACGCATACGAGCGCCTGGGCACGGGTCTCGACGCGGGCCGCGACCGGGGGCGCACACCCCGGACGTCCGCCCCGCGGCCGACGACGACTGCGGCCCACTTTGCCCACCTCCAGAGCATGGCCGGAAACGCGGCGGTCGCCCATGCCGTCCAGCGGGACCGGCACCAGCACGCGCCCGGCTGCGGACACGGTGAGGACCAGGCGGTGGTCCAGCGGGACACGGTCGCCGACGCGGTGCACTCGTCGTGGCGTCCGCTGGAGCCGCGCATCCGGGAGCGCGCCGAGAACGGGCTCGGCATGGACCTCGGAGACGTCCGCGTGCACACCGACGCCGTCGCCCAGCGCTCGGCGGTGCAGTACGGCGCCCGCGCATACACCAGCGGCAAGGACATCGTCGTAGGTCCACAGGGTGTGGACGACGAGACGATGTTCCATGAACTCACCCATGTCAGGCAGCAGGCGTCGGGCCCGGTGGCGGGCACCGACAACGGGGCCGGCGTGAAGGTCTCCCACCCGAACGACCCCTTCGAGCAGCACGCGGCCGAGAGCGGGCGCAGGCTCGCCCAAGGCGTCGCCCCGAACCTCACGATGCCGGGGACCGGCGGCCCGAGTACGGACGGCGGCGCCGCCCCGGTGCAGCGGTACCAAGTGTTCGAGCCGGGCCAGGAGGGCTACCCGACCAAGCACCCGGACCCGGACGACCAGCAGTTCTTCGTCGGGCAGGACAAGAACGAGCAGGGCAGCTGGTACGACCAGACCGACCCGCCCCTGCCTCACTACGTCTACGAGGACAGCGTCCGGCTGGCCGTCTCCGACGACTTCAAGCTCGCCGTGCAGCACGGCGCCGGCGAGCCGAAGACCTTCTTCGCCACGGAGGCGAAGATCAAATCCGCCAACGACAAACTGCCGGACCTCACCAAGGGCAGGGGCGTCGCGCTGGAGAAGACCGGCCGGCATCTGACCTTCGAGGGGTCCGGTCGCAAGGAGGTGCTGTACGAGGTCCGGCCGAAGGGACGGCCGAAGGCGAACGCGGCGGAGGAACAGCACGGGCTCGACGTGCGCGTCCCGCAGCGCTGCAACGCCATGGCGGAGTTCGTGACCGGGCAGCGCTCCGTGGACTACAAAGGCGACGACGTGTACTGGGAGTCCCTGGGCAAGGCGCTCGACAAACTGGACCCGGGCAACAAGTACGAGAAGCGCATCAAGGCGTCCGTCAAGGATCCCGAGTCCGGCGTCTTCGAGACCCTGACGCTCCAGATGAGCGGGCTGTTCCAGAAACTGCTCCAGCAGAAGCCGGACGAGATGGAACGCGTACTGAAGCGGTTGGAGCTCAACGAGCACGCGAAACTCCCGAAGGTCGGGGACGCGATGATGGTCAAGGCGGAGCCCGACGAGGAGCAGCTGCAGAGTATGAGGAGCGGCGAGATCACCGGCGTCACGCCGTACCACTTCGGCGGTGTGGTGGCGAAGGCCGGCAACGACTACGTCACCATGGAGAACTACGCGCGCGGCGAACAACCGCCCCGCTCCACGCTCGACGGGGGCGATCCCCTCTGGTACTTCGCGATGTACAGCAGTAGTCAGCCGGGGCGGAGCTGGCACGAGTGCTGGGCCACGCCCAGCACCAATCTGGTGGGCGCGGCACTGACCATCACCCTGCGAGGCTGA
- a CDS encoding RICIN domain-containing protein, translated as MSLWTSLEPASATVDPGGSTRVRLRLRNTGDVVDEYRFEAVGDVAPWTVVEPQTLRLYPGTTGTVELTFAPPRTPDATAGPNPYAVRITPTEHPEAVTVPEGNLTITPFTEVRAELVPPTVKGRFRGRPKLAVDNVGNTKVTASVAGSDNGDQLSYDLHPSNVQIEPGRAAFVKATLKPRDIIWFGSKEERPYKFAVQRSGVAPLDVEGTYVQRGFLPRWLATFLGVFMALAITFVMLWIAYKPQVRSEAKELQEAGVSTLAPSPSAKPVAPSAPPSASEPAPSAPADNGGGGGEPKPEQTKEKPKSLLPASNVVLKNLSTKLCADIPGEGVGKRDGRVQQFSCDPTAADNQLWNLEVKVKNGGPGGTDLIQIRNVKDKLCMDLPNFGAAPIHTKITEFTCDGTTSDNQLWWLAKQESGGYWIRNAKSDNKCLEVAGNDDVREEVTLMLFNCTVTDDQEWQIIHPDED; from the coding sequence GTGAGCCTTTGGACATCTCTGGAACCCGCGTCGGCCACGGTGGATCCGGGCGGCAGCACGCGCGTACGGCTGCGTCTGCGCAACACCGGTGACGTGGTCGACGAGTACCGCTTCGAGGCGGTCGGCGATGTCGCGCCCTGGACCGTCGTGGAGCCGCAGACCCTGCGGCTCTATCCCGGCACCACCGGGACGGTGGAGCTGACGTTCGCGCCGCCGCGTACGCCGGACGCGACGGCGGGCCCGAATCCGTACGCCGTGCGCATCACCCCGACCGAGCATCCCGAGGCGGTCACCGTCCCCGAGGGCAACCTGACCATCACCCCCTTCACGGAGGTGCGGGCGGAGTTGGTGCCGCCGACGGTGAAGGGGCGGTTCCGGGGGCGGCCGAAGCTTGCTGTCGACAATGTCGGCAATACGAAGGTCACGGCGTCGGTCGCGGGCAGTGACAACGGTGATCAGCTCTCGTACGACCTTCATCCGAGCAATGTGCAGATCGAGCCGGGGCGTGCGGCCTTTGTGAAGGCCACGCTCAAGCCCCGGGACATCATCTGGTTCGGGTCGAAGGAGGAGCGGCCGTACAAGTTCGCCGTGCAGCGGTCGGGAGTCGCTCCGCTGGATGTCGAGGGGACGTATGTGCAGCGGGGGTTCCTGCCGCGCTGGTTGGCCACTTTCCTCGGTGTCTTCATGGCGCTGGCGATCACCTTCGTGATGCTGTGGATCGCGTACAAGCCCCAGGTCCGCAGCGAGGCCAAGGAACTCCAGGAAGCCGGTGTCAGCACGCTGGCGCCCAGCCCCTCGGCGAAACCGGTGGCGCCCTCGGCGCCGCCTTCGGCCTCGGAACCGGCCCCGTCCGCCCCTGCGGACAACGGCGGTGGCGGTGGCGAGCCGAAGCCCGAGCAGACCAAGGAGAAGCCCAAGAGCCTGCTGCCCGCGAGCAACGTCGTCCTGAAGAACCTGTCCACCAAGCTGTGTGCCGACATTCCCGGCGAGGGCGTGGGCAAGAGGGACGGCCGGGTCCAGCAGTTCTCCTGCGATCCGACCGCCGCCGACAACCAGCTCTGGAACCTGGAGGTCAAGGTCAAGAACGGCGGCCCCGGCGGCACTGATCTCATCCAGATCCGCAACGTCAAGGACAAGTTGTGCATGGATCTGCCGAACTTCGGGGCGGCTCCCATTCACACGAAAATCACGGAGTTCACCTGTGACGGCACGACCAGCGACAACCAGCTGTGGTGGCTCGCGAAGCAGGAGAGCGGCGGCTACTGGATCCGCAACGCCAAGAGCGACAACAAGTGCCTGGAAGTCGCGGGCAACGACGACGTCCGCGAAGAAGTGACCCTGATGCTCTTCAACTGCACCGTCACCGATGACCAGGAGTGGCAGATCATCCACCCCGATGAGGACTGA
- a CDS encoding hydrolase, with translation MSLWTSLEPASATVDPGGSTTVRLRLRNTGDVVDEYRFEAVGDVAPWTVVEPQTLRLYPGTTGTVELTFAPPRTPDATAGPNPYAVRITPTEHPEAVTVPEGNLTITPFTEVRAELVPPTVKGRFRGRPKLAVDNLGNTKLTASVSGSDNGDQLSYDLHPSNVQIEPGRAAFVKATLKPRQIIWFGSKEERPYKFAVQRSGVAPLDVEGTYVQRGFLPRWLATFLGVFMALAITFVMLWIAYKPQVRSEAKERLDEAGVSTLAPSPSATPPPPPTPTAPASTPPPAAQSPDAGGGGGGAGGGSEEEKKKAPEKTAATAVQALAADDPGGRHICYRAFVTGKGWTDAVCDGETAGTVGEDKPLKALNIAVSGAKRTGSAAFVHFPGSTDGKGHYNGKPWSFAPDGIDNYFGSTKQDAPNLLGFTINVDDGGGSVCQTTHVRNEGWHGMGCDKPGEGEGYIFGGTLSNDLWLEAVKFTV, from the coding sequence GTGAGCCTGTGGACTTCCCTGGAACCCGCGTCCGCGACTGTGGACCCCGGTGGCAGTACGACCGTACGGCTGCGTCTGCGCAACACCGGTGACGTGGTCGACGAGTACCGCTTCGAGGCGGTCGGCGATGTCGCGCCCTGGACCGTTGTAGAGCCGCAGACCCTGCGGCTCTATCCCGGCACCACCGGCACGGTGGAGCTGACGTTCGCGCCGCCGCGTACGCCGGACGCGACGGCGGGCCCGAATCCGTACGCCGTGCGCATCACCCCGACCGAACACCCCGAGGCGGTCACCGTCCCCGAGGGCAACCTCACCATCACCCCCTTCACGGAGGTGCGGGCCGAGCTCGTTCCGCCCACCGTCAAGGGGCGTTTCCGCGGCCGGCCCAAGCTGGCCGTGGACAATCTCGGCAACACGAAGCTCACCGCCTCGGTCAGTGGCAGTGACAACGGCGATCAGCTCTCGTACGACCTTCATCCGAGCAATGTGCAGATCGAGCCCGGCCGTGCGGCGTTCGTGAAGGCGACGTTGAAGCCGCGGCAGATCATCTGGTTCGGGTCGAAGGAGGAGCGGCCGTACAAGTTCGCCGTCCAGCGGTCGGGAGTCGCGCCGCTCGACGTCGAGGGCACGTATGTGCAGCGCGGGTTCCTGCCGCGCTGGCTGGCCACCTTCCTCGGTGTCTTCATGGCGCTGGCGATCACCTTCGTGATGCTGTGGATCGCCTACAAGCCCCAGGTCCGCAGCGAGGCCAAGGAGAGGCTCGACGAGGCCGGTGTCAGCACGCTGGCGCCCAGTCCCTCGGCGACACCGCCTCCGCCGCCCACTCCCACCGCTCCCGCCTCGACACCCCCGCCCGCGGCACAGTCGCCGGACGCCGGGGGCGGCGGTGGCGGGGCGGGAGGCGGTTCCGAGGAGGAGAAGAAGAAGGCTCCGGAGAAGACCGCGGCCACCGCCGTCCAGGCACTGGCCGCGGACGACCCAGGCGGGCGGCACATCTGCTACCGGGCCTTCGTGACGGGCAAGGGCTGGACGGACGCGGTGTGCGACGGCGAGACGGCCGGCACGGTCGGCGAGGACAAGCCGCTCAAGGCCCTCAACATCGCGGTGTCCGGTGCCAAGCGCACGGGCAGCGCCGCCTTCGTCCACTTCCCGGGGTCGACCGACGGCAAGGGCCACTACAACGGGAAGCCGTGGTCGTTCGCGCCCGACGGCATCGACAACTATTTCGGCAGCACCAAGCAGGACGCCCCGAACCTGCTCGGCTTCACCATCAACGTCGACGACGGCGGCGGCTCCGTCTGCCAGACCACCCATGTCCGCAACGAGGGCTGGCACGGCATGGGCTGCGACAAGCCCGGCGAGGGGGAGGGCTACATCTTCGGGGGCACCCTCAGCAACGACCTGTGGCTCGAAGCGGTCAAGTTCACCGTGTGA